In the Daphnia pulicaria isolate SC F1-1A chromosome 2, SC_F0-13Bv2, whole genome shotgun sequence genome, one interval contains:
- the LOC124327654 gene encoding uncharacterized protein LOC124327654 — protein MDKGTPDKGSPAITNLILVKTIQSKQVVASNIRAVFCVSAELKMPFKVEQLDNNMSQVEWTVTIKPPAKKVDDETSIEETLQLFLYNSFELCKVTCYLSIEQSKLGECTASLRMEWHGNPTSNGLEGSSGGYRYLPCNISVSVDGSQRNPLKPVWVSEKSSWKSDALVISSNENGELNSSRKLPVNLIFQVKYEPSFCRGEKKALKLLTDLFVHQVDCDVQFQFEGDRRIGGHSKILSARSQIFAALFQKNTDNADPIVIEDIAPEIFLSLLNYIYCGRISMPLTDETAQKLYVAASKFEIEDLKEDCIDYLLSSLTHDNVNNLITWSRQHSVEKLENAAHAFNEKELVASKKGDTAAATQKVIKNAPIKKSSVAPKSHPPYLVMVVEAIKILKQNSKGSSRQAILNYIVSSFKLGDDSKMANVHLKQALKKGVAQRVLFNTKGAHGAAGSFRLFNPQKDEIDIVAKNNVPPEQFDPATAKKVKLAASTSSAKKSSVVNVKNPAPKKQRACKVLVPAEWFP, from the exons ATGGACAAAGGAACGCCAGACAAAGGAAGCCCAGCAATTACGAATCTAATACTAGTCAAGACGATACAATCGAAACAAGTGGTCGCATCCAACATCCGTGCAGTTTTCTGCGTGTCAGCCGAGTTGAAAATGCCGTTTAAGGTCGAACAGTTGGACAACAACATGTCGCAAGTCGAGTGGACAGTCACGATCAAACCACCCGCCAAGAAAGTGGATGACGAGACTTCGATAGAAGAAACACTCCAGTTATTCCTTTACAATTCTTTCGAGTTATGCAAAGTTACGTGCTACTTGTCCATCGAACAATCGAAACTAGGCGAATGCACAGCTTCTTTGCGAATGGAATGGCATGGGAATCCGACTTCGAATGGATTAGAAGGTTCTTCTGGTGGATATCGTTACCTGCCTTGCAACATTTCCGTCAGCGTCGACGGAAGCCAACGCAATCCCTTGAAGCCCGTATGGGTCTCGGAGAAAAGTTCCTGGAAATCGGACGCACTGGTCATCAGCAGCAACGAAAATGGCGAACTCAACAGCTCGCGAAAATTGCCAGTGAATTTGATCTTCCAAGTCAAGTACGAGCCTAGTTTTTGTCGAGGAGAGAAGAAGGCCTTGAAGCTGCTGACAGATTTGTTTGTTCATCAAGTTGATTGCGATGTCCAGTTTCAATTCGAAGGTGATCGTCGCATTGGCGGACACTCGAAAATCTTGTCGGCCAGGAGTCAAATCTTTGCTGCTCTATTCCAGAAGAACACAGATAATGCTGATCCAATTGTAATTGAAGACATAGCTCCAGAAATTTTCCTAAGCCTTctcaactacatctactgtggCCGGATTTCAATGCCTCTGACAGATGAAACGGCTCAGAAATTGTACGTGGCTGCTAGCAAATTTGAGATTGAAGACTTGAAGGAAGATTGCATCGATTATTTGTTGTCTTCCTTGACACACGACAACGTCAACAACCTCATCACCTGGTCAAGGCAGCATTCGGTCGAGAAGTTGGAGAACGCGGCTCACGCCTTTAACGAGAAAGAACTGGTGGCGTCGAAAAAGGGTGATACCGCTGCTGCAACCcaaaaagtaatcaaaaatGCCCCAATTAAGAAATCTAGCGTAGCGCCGAAATCTCATCCACCCTACTTGGTCATGGTCGTAGAAGCCATCAAGATTCTGAAGCAAAATAGCAAAGGTTCGTCTCGCCAGGCCATTCTAAATTACATTGTTTCATCCTTCAAACTCGGTGATGATTCGAAAATGGCCAATGTTCACTTGAAACAAGCACTCAAGAAAGGCGTCGCTCAACGCGTACTGTTTAACACTAAA GGAGCCCATGGAGCTGCAGGATCTTTTCGTTTGTTCAATCCACAAAAAGATGAAATAGATATTGTTGCTAAGAACAATGTACCGCCCGAACAATTCGACCCTGCAACTGCGAAGAAAGTCAAATTGGCCGCCTCAACTTCTTCTGCTAAGAAGTCGTCTGTCGTGAACGTGAAAAATCCTGCACCTAAGAAGCAAAGGGCCTGCAAAGTCCTCGTCCCAGCCGAATGGTTTCCGTGA
- the LOC124326909 gene encoding protein maternal effect lethal 26-like, whose product MPVTVGEAASGLTSIVWKTKVKHVSQYHTNEKVQLNRFHPCAAYTVTCHLYSQTVNPKKNMYEIELYLVWHRQSTTLSGGEVSVKPENHHRPFAIWGSVDGSDKFKLKELRGAGKKEWMSGLIPFKFSRSSKEKSLPLTCKFWVEFETFSRSQKNALKHVKDLYVQQSNCDVQFRFKGREQLGAHSVILAARSPVFAAMFQHNMKEAITGEVDIEDIQPDIFDQLLHYIYSGRMSKPMTEASAHLLYAAADKYDIADLKKDCVKFLLSCVRVDNVLNLMIWSHNFSITKAKEATVAFAARHGKEICKLESWERLTKNYPELSVLATRRMMENMFTLIVKN is encoded by the coding sequence ATGCCAGTAACGGTTGGAGAAGCGGCCAGCGGTCTGACGAGTATCGTTTGGAAGACAAAAGTCAAACACGTTTCGCAGTATCACACAAACGAGAAAGTCCAACTGAATCGTTTCCACCCATGCGCCGCTTACACTGTGACGTGCCATTTGTACAGCCAGACTGTCAATCCCAAGAAAAACATGTACGAAATTGAGCTGTATTTAGTATGGCACAGACAATCGACGACGTTGAGCGGAGGAGAAGTAAGCGTCAAGCCGGAAAATCATCACCGTCCATTCGCCATTTGGGGCAGCGTCGACGGAAGCGACAAGTTTAAACTGAAGGAGTTGAGAGGAGCAGGGAAGAAAGAATGGATGTCTGGATTAATCCCTTTCAAATTCTCTCGTTCTAGCAAAGAGAAGTCGTTGCCGTTGACGTGCAAGTTCTGGGTCGAGTTCGAGACATTCAGCCGGAGCCAGAAGAATGCCCTGAAACACGTCAAGGATTTGTACGTCCAGCAGAGCAATTGCGATGTCCAGTTTCGTTTCAAAGGACGGGAGCAGCTGGGCGCCCATTCTGTCATCCTGGCGGCCAGGAGTCCGGTTTTCGCGGCCATGTTTCAGCACAACATGAAAGAGGCAATCACGGGCGAAGTTGACATTGAAGACATCCAGCCCGACATTTTTGACCAACTGCTCCACTACATCTACTCCGGACGGATGTCGAAACCCATGACGGAAGCTTCTGCCCATCTTCTCTACGCGGCGGCTGACAAATATGACATTGCTGATTTGAAGAAAGATTGCGTCAAATTCCTGTTGTCTTGTGTTCGAGTGGACAACGTCCTCAATTTGATGATCTGGTCGCacaatttttcaatcacaaaagCCAAGGAAGCGACTGTCGCCTTCGCAGCCAGACACGGCAAGGAAATTTGCAAACTGGAAAGTTGGGAGAGGCTGACGAAAAACTACCCGGAGCTGAGTGTGTTGGCCACTCGCCGCATGATGGAAAACATGTTCACCttaattgttaaaaattaa